One Desulfonatronum thioautotrophicum DNA window includes the following coding sequences:
- a CDS encoding response regulator codes for MQHPIKVLIGSGPRIFREFLNTMLQSRQDFEVVDTLFDGLDIIQSATLRTPDLLILDLFLPRFNGISVINAVRTKCPRMKILILTDYESEEHVSEAFHAGAHGYCTKNTSTKELREAIKSVMSGKTFISPSVAVGVMEGCLDGRKNTRVSYNWESVTKREREVLKLLAEAHKNTEIAKILCISPKTVEKHRSNIMRKLSLHTVAGLTRYAHDHGLVKNGPPPTLSRFSDMQTREIANP; via the coding sequence ATGCAACATCCCATTAAAGTTCTCATTGGATCTGGGCCACGCATTTTTCGAGAGTTTCTCAACACAATGCTGCAATCCAGGCAGGATTTCGAGGTTGTTGATACGCTTTTCGACGGTTTGGACATCATTCAATCCGCAACATTGCGCACCCCGGACCTGCTGATTTTGGATCTTTTTCTGCCACGGTTTAATGGTATCAGTGTGATCAACGCCGTGCGCACCAAATGTCCACGAATGAAAATTTTAATCTTAACGGATTACGAATCTGAAGAACATGTATCGGAAGCGTTTCACGCAGGCGCGCACGGCTATTGCACCAAGAATACCAGTACGAAGGAATTAAGAGAAGCCATCAAAAGCGTCATGTCCGGAAAAACCTTTATCAGCCCTTCCGTGGCTGTCGGTGTGATGGAAGGATGCTTGGATGGCCGGAAAAACACCCGTGTGAGTTATAATTGGGAATCGGTAACGAAGCGGGAGCGCGAAGTCCTGAAGCTCCTGGCCGAAGCCCATAAAAACACAGAAATTGCCAAAATCTTGTGTATTAGCCCCAAGACGGTGGAAAAACATCGCTCCAATATCATGAGAAAGCTGAGCCTGCACACTGTAGCGGGTTTGACCAGGTACGCCCATGATCATGGACTTGTGAAAAACGGCCCTCCACCCACACTCTCCCGCTTTTCAGACATGCAGACTCGGGAGATTGCAAACCCTTGA